One genomic window of Vicia villosa cultivar HV-30 ecotype Madison, WI unplaced genomic scaffold, Vvil1.0 ctg.001793F_1_1, whole genome shotgun sequence includes the following:
- the LOC131636604 gene encoding caffeoylshikimate esterase-like, whose protein sequence is MDISLNTTTLRFGSQNHNPLNHYHHSPISISIKHTAKTTLRLNAKKKSTIEGISDELNSIASLNLDFAPSRRHVREAFTHVQHQLDHFLFKTAPAGIRTQEWYEKNSRGLEIFCKSWMPEHGVPIKGALFFCHGYGSTCTFFFEGIARRIAASGFGVYAMDFEGFGLSEGLHGYVPSFDDLVDDVIEYSTKIKARPEVRDLPRFIFGQSMGGAIALKAHLKQPNDWDGVILVAPMCKISEGMIPSTTILNVLTLLSKMMPKAKLFPYKDLTELIIREPGKRKFAGYNVVSYDDKTRLRTGMELLSATQDIESQLEKVSAPLLILHGAEDKVTDPLVSQFLYEKACSKDKTLKIYEGGYHGILEGEPDERISSVHNDIISWLEFRCSR, encoded by the exons ATGGACATCTCTCTCAACACAACAACACTCCGATTTGGATCACAAAACCATAATCCACTCAATCACTATCATCATAGTCCAATATCCATTTCAATCAAACACACTGCAAAAACAACACTGAGATTGAACGCAAAGAAAAAGTCAACGATTGAAGGTATTAGTGACGAGTTGAATTCCATAGCTTCTCTTAACCTTGATTTTGCACCTTCTCGTAGACATGTTCGAGAAGCCTTCACTCATGTGCAACACCAACTAGACCATTTCTTATTCAAG ACTGCACCTGCTGGAATCAGAACTCAAGAA TGGTATGAAAAAAATTCAAGGGGATTGGAGATTTTCTGCAAAAGTTGGATGCCAGAACACGGTGTTCCAATCAAGGGAGCTTTGTTTTTCTGTCATGGATATGGCAGTACTTGCACTTTCTTCTTTGAAG GTATTGCAAGGCGAATTGCTGCTTCTGGATTTGGTGTTTATGCAATGGACTTTGAGGGTTTCGGTTTATCCGAAGGATTACATGGTTATGTACCGAGTTTCGATGATTTGGTTGATGATGTTATAGAATACTCTACAAAAATTAAAG CAAGACCTGAGGTGAGAGATTTGCCGCGATTTATATTCGGGCAGTCGATGGGTGGAGCAATTGCTCTTAAAGCTCATTTGAAGCAACCTAATGATTGGGATGGAGTCATCCTTGTAGCACCAATGTGTAAG ATTTCAGAAGGCATGATACCATCAACTACAATTTTGAATGTGTTAACTCTTTTATCTAAAATGATGCCAAAGGCAAAACTATTCCCTTACAAGGATCTAACCGAGCTGATTATTCGAGAACCCGGCAAAAGAAAATTT GCCGGTTACAATGTTGTTTCTTACGATGATAAAACGCGATTAAGAACCGGAATGGAACTCTTGAGTGCTACACAAGATATTGAATCACAGTTAGAGAAG GTTTCGGCTCCATTATTGATTCTTCATGGAGCAGAAGATAAGGTGACAGATCCATTGGTGAGCCAATTTCTTTATGAGAAAGCTTGTAGCAAAGATAAGACTCTAAAGATATATGAAGGAGGTTACCATGGTATTTTGGAAGGTGAACCTGATGAAAGGATTTCTTCTGTTCATAATGACATTATCTCATGGCTTGAGTTTAGGTGTTCTAGATGA
- the LOC131636614 gene encoding uncharacterized protein LOC131636614 — protein MSLLNQLFSRGVFSTRCKTCLNLAISRMKLLQNKRDVQLKQMRKEIAQFLQAGQEPIARIRVEHIIREQNIWAAYEILELFCEFVLARVPIIENQKDCPPELREAIASIIFAAPRCSDIPDLLHIKNLFTTKYGKDFISAVSELRPDSGVNRTIIEKLSVHAPSGEVKLKVLTDIAEEYNLAWDSSKTAAEFRKNHEDLLGGTKQVSAGAAVSHAPSKNSSNNLPAYNAEHSTKSTHNKQYDHIEASIPSTNNSWLNTNEIEQSHKNNNVQAKDAKSETIFQSSDILEKARAAIASANRATAAARAAASLVQTNFGSLKVEGESS, from the exons ATGTCACTTCTCAATCAACTCTTTAGCAGAGGCGTTTTTTCCACTCGATG CAAAACATGCCTGAACCTCGCAATTTCACGCATGAAGCTGTTACAAAACAAGAGAGATGTTCAACTGAAACAAATGCGCAAGGAGATAGCTCAATTTTTGCAGGCTGGCCAAGAACCAATTGCTAGAATTCGG GTGGAGCATATCATACGAGAACAGAATATATGGGCTGCATATGAAATATTGGAGTTATTCTGTGAATTTGTCCTTGCACGTGTACCTATAATCGAGAACCAGAA GGATTGCCCACCTGAATTGCGAGAAGCCATTGCAAGTATAATTTTTGCTGCTCCTAGATGTTCTGATATACCAGACTTACTGCACATCAAGAACTTGTTTACCACTAAATATGGGAAGGACTTTATCTCTGCAGTATCTGAACTTCGTCCTGATTCAGGCGTGAACCGCACA ATAATTGAAAAGCTTTCAGTTCATGCTCCATCTGGAGAGGTAAAACTCAAGGTCTTGACAGATATTGCAGAAGAATACAATCTAGCATGGGATTCTTCTAAAACTGCAGCAGAATTTAGGAAAAATCATGAAGATCTCCTG GGTGGAACAAAGCAAGTTAGTGCTGGAGCTGCAGTTTCTCATGCTCCCAGCAAAAACAGTTCTAATAACTTGCCAGCTTATAATGCGGAACATTCCACCAAATCTACGCACAATAAACAATATGATCACATTGAAGCTTCCATTCCTTCTACCAATAATTCTTGGTTGAACACCAATGAGATTGAGCAGTCACACAAAAATAACAACGTCCAAGCCAAAGATGCCAAAAGTGAGACTATATTTCAATCTTCTGATATATTAGAGAAGGCTCGGGCCGCTATTGCTTCTGCAAATCGTGCAACTGCGGCTGCCCGTGCTGCTGCTTCACTTGTACAAACTAACTTTGGATCATTGAAGGTGGAAGGTGAATCTTCATAG